TATAATCAATGTATCTTAGTGTAAGAGTAATGTATAATATAGTTAAATGTGTGCTGCTTTGTAAATAGGTTGCATATTTCCGTTGGCATATGGTGTTGTAGACACTGAAAATGAATGTTCGTGGACATGGTTCTTCAAACAATTCAAAAATGCATTTGGCGAGCGTGAAAACATGTGTATTGTATCTGATAGAAATGAAAGTATTATGAAGAGTGTAAGCATTGTGTTCCCAAATGTATCTCATTGTGCATGCATATGGCATCTTTGGAAGAATGTATGTTCAAACTTCAAAAGGAGTAAAAACACACTAAGTGATATATTTTACTCAATGGAAAAGGCATACAGAAAGGaagattttgataaattaatggCTAAGGTGGTGAAAGTTGATCATAGGGTGAAGGATTACCTTGAGGATGCTGGGTATGAGAAGTGGTCAAGAGTTCATTCAATAGTAAACAGAGGTAGAATGATGACTTCGAACATCGCAGAGTGTATCAATGGTTGCCTTGTTGATGCACGCCGGTTAACTATAATAGACTTCTTGGAGGAAGCTAGACTTCTATTTGGTAGTTGGAActataaaaatagagaaatagcGTCATATACAAAGGACACATTGGGCCGAAGATTTGAGGAGGTATTGATTGTAAACGCATCTAAAAGTTCAAACATGAAGGTATTTATCAATATCCCTATATTTCTATTTGATGTATCAGCAGCTCTGATTTGCATTGTATCCTACAGTAAAGTATcatacacacaaaaattggaTGTATCCTTCATATCcctttttttgagaaatgatatgtaaatatcatattatgtaatgtatcatacacacaaaaaattatatatatcctTCATATCcctttttttgagaaatgataTGTAAATGTCATATTCTGTAATGTATCAGTAACTTCTAATTATTTTCAGGTTGTCCTATCGTCTgagtatattttttcaatttatcaAGCCGGAAGAAGATACATTGTATGCCTTGAGCGGAAAATATGTACGTGTGGAAGATTTCAATATAATGAGATACCTTGCGAACACGCAATTGCAGTTTTGAAGCACAAGAATGTTACGGATATGTATCCATATTGCTCTGATTACTACAAGCCGGATGCATTAGAAAAAACTTACGAGGTTGCAATGGTTCCAATGCCAGATAAGGAGGATTGGACCGTTCCAGACTATGTTTTAGATGAAATTGTCTTGCCACCTAGGTACAGAAGGTTGGCTGGACGACCAAGGAATCGAAGAAAGAAAAACGCGGATGAGAAGATAACAGTGAACAAGAATTCTTGTGGGCAATGTGGACAAGAAGGTCACAACAGGAGGACTTGTACTTTCTTCCCGAAAGAGAATtgaaataatgttttaaaatagGATATTTGTGTTTTTCTGTCTTCGATTATATGTATTTTTCACTTTTAGTAGTTGGATTAAATAAAGTGTATTGttaaacaatttattttgttgttcaaCTAAATGCATTAGTTCATAACAGTGTGccaatattatattaaatataaaattattcttattctgaatgtataaattgcgaaaaataattattgtgtaaatgaataaaatattgattCAATACCATGATAAtgttttaaacaaaattaagtGTCCCAAAATTTACTTTTGCAAACGTGTTTTGtatgtatcatatacaccacattATGTTGTATCATATACACTGAAGACTATTAATGAAACACACATTAAAACTCTTAAAACTGTATTTGatacatttataattttgatatattttaccTTAGCAGTGTTGAAGTTCAATTTAAAAGTTTGTTGTGTTATGTTTTTGTAGATTtacataatgtatcatatacattcGTATAATTTAAGTGGCTTATACATAAATGTACTTGGTATATGTGAATAACACTCACGCATAATATACATTACGActtatgtatcatatacatcaTTTTGTAAGTAAACTATCAGATTACTTAAAGTCAAACAGTGATGATTGTGGGGCTTAACGTTATAAAGCAACAAATTTATCTAAAGCAATATAgtgaaaacacaattttaataaataacaaaatactgTACTATATTTTTAGagaaacacataaaaaaaagtgaatttgtcttcaaaacaaaacaaaatgaaaagttgTTCATGCAATCCCTATTAAGTACTAATCTATGTTAACGAAATCTTGTTCAGTTGGTGTTGTGAATTGACCCTTAGGCTTTGGTGGATCGTCATTCTCACTTATGTATCCACCCTTGAACTTGTCGCTGTCGTATCTCCACAACAATGCTGCATATCTATTGCGAAGATAATTTGGTAGATGGCCATCAATATCAGGTGGTATAACAAGTTGGTCACTCAAAAACTCTGCAAATGTAGCTACATATAACCCGCAGTCCCTACAACAAAATGCAgaataaaaatttgtaaaaaaaacttACACATATGATTGTAGTCAATAATTTAAATACTTACATGCTATCCTCTTCTTGTTGCATGATGCCTTGAACGTATTCAATATTGAAAGGAACATGTGACTCCAAAAGTGTACCAGTTTGTTTGTCCTTATATGCATCAAGTTCTGGCCAGATTGTCCGctcatttttttcaaagaaacCACTGTCAAGGAGGTAAGAAGGTAGCATCCTTGACAACTTTTTTATCTCCTCATAATGTTGTTGTTTCCTTGTACCTATAGAAGAGTTATACACGCGTATCAACCTCCGATTCAATTCAACAACAGCTAACACCCAATGGAACTTTCCATCACAATTAACCGGAATGTAAACATCGTCCACAAGATGCCATGGTAATGCAGCTGGTATTGAAAATCCTTTCATGACGTTGGCTATTGACCTCTCATGTACAGATACAGCTACAGCACGATCAATGTGTTCTTGGGTACTAATATCATCATCAGCCACATTGTTATAATACCTTTCATGGGTATTGTTGATATGTGAACTGAACAAACAATTGACTGTTGTGTATCTGTATTGATTCATGCTGcgaagttttgattttttacgAAGATAGTAAAAAACAACATCCAGGTGCTACACAAAACATTATAAACAtaattatacatttaaaaagaaaaacatgaaaataaaaagttagatattgaattaatatgtatataacACCTATTAAAtgaatgtatcatatacatCAAGATAACTATATATGATACATTTCAATTTAATGTAACAGAAACATGAAATTTACATATACATGTCATATTTACCTGATCAGTCCAGCAGTTTTTGGGCTGGGACATGGCATAGAACCAATTTTTATTGGACGGAAATGCAACAACATAATCCATCATTTCAAAACCTAAAGAAGAGGCTTTTGCTCTGTACTTATCCTCTGTTGGTTTCCTGTTTTATAAAGTGTAAAGAAAAGATGTTATTTAAAAGTGCAACAAGATTtgtaatttcaaaattgaaCAAATGTAGTAAAAAGTATAAAACTTACTTTTTGGCATGTGTTTTGAGAAGACCTGTAGTAACCCACTGAATAAACTCATCAATCAGATATGACGGGGCTTGATTTGTGATCTCACAACCTTCAAATGGAAAATCTGGACGGATTACATCCTCCGTgacctcttttcctttttcacttgACCCAAATGAAGTCAAATAAGGAGATTTGCAGATTTTTGAAGGCATCCTGATATGTGCAAGAGGAGTAATTGTATTACGTCGGACAACAATCTTTGTGATTGGAATATCAGTGGGTAATTGACTGTCCGAAAGTAAAATTTGGCTATTGGTTAACTCATGTGGATTTGCTGCACTAACTGGTTTAACAGGAATAGGCAATCTTCCTAGATCAACAATAAGTGTATGCATGCCTTCTCGAGTTTCAGATGATATTGTACCAGATGTTGTAGAATCCTATATGATTCAAATTGATAATTAAATAAGATTTGATAAACCATATGATATATAAATGATACACATATAATTATCAAGACAGATTACATATAGTAgacaatcaattttatttagaCACACTGATATGTATCTTGCAATGGAATgtatcatatatacatataattaaaaatgtaaaGTATCATATACACAAAAATTTGATGTATACAAATCACACAAATGAACTGCAATGTATCATAATCACACTTGGATGTATCTTGTAATGGAATGCATCATATacacatataattaaaaatgtaaagtatcatacacacaaaaattggaTGTATCATAATCACACAAGAAAACTGCAATGTATTATAATGGCACATTTTGATGTATCACTACAAAGTTGATGTATACTAATAGTCAATTTATGATGACAATAGTACCTTCTTATGCTCAGTTGTTTCTGCAGTATGATGAACATTTGCATCTGATGATTGAAGTTCTAAAACTTCCTTCATTTCTTGATGATTCTTCAATGTATCCTCAGTCTGTATATTTTTAAACAagtttttttcaaacaaaatatgTTACTGATAAATTGTTTAATTAAATATCCGCAatgaataaagtaaaaataaacctGATCTTCAACATCAAAATCTGATACACCAATGTCTTGGTCATTAATGGCAAAATCCATCTGTATCGGTGAGGTTGGTTGTTGATCAAACTTGCAGGTACTTGTTTGATGTCCATCATTGACTTCTTTACCGGAAACTTCAACAATGCACGGCGTAGACTTGCCGCCCAAATCCttcaagaattaattttttaacaaaatgaGCTATGAAAGTTAAAACACACAAACAAAACAGATATACAACACAATACCTTTGGTTGTTTGTCGTCCTCCCTATTCCTAGAATTCATCATCTCAGAGTGGTTTGCCTTTATCAAATTCACAAGATACTCAAATTTACTGTCAAcctattcaaaaaaaattataattcagttttatatttatgaataagcaaataaatataaattaataccATTACTTACGTATTCCTTCATATGTTGTTTCAGTTCTTCAATATCGGGATATACAGACTTATCTTTTTGGACTTGTGAAGAGACATGGGCAAAAGATACATTAGCAGGTGGGGTAGGTGCTTCATCCGGCATTGAAAATGACTGGTTTAATGGTGGCCTTAACTACTCTGGCAATTCAGGTTCCAACACCTTTGTTTTAGgtgtatcaatttttttctccttttgggTGGTGGTGGAGATGATGTACCAGACACACGTGATGATTTTGTCAATAAATGACGAGGAGGGCTTGTTGAGAAATCCTCAAAACCTGAAGTGGAAGCCCTTGTTTGCACTTTGTTTGGCAGCACTGCTGTTGTGGATGGTTCAGGAGTATGTGCATCTTGAATATCGGGTAAATCAAGGGCCTCAACTTCATCTTGTGTTGGTACAATGTTTGAACATGCATTCTGCATTTTAAAATGGTTGAATGTCATACTATATTGTCTAATACAAAAATtgttatttacaaaaaaaaaaaattagaaagcttaTTGAAAAACAGTTAATTGCAAATTTAAAAGTAATGTTACCTCGGAGAAAATGCTAGACATAAACTTTTCATATTTTGGCTTTACAGCCACGACATTCCAATTACAAATCTTGGGAATACCATTCGCTACTTTAACAACAATCTCTGGATTTATACTAGATGCACATTCATAAGTCCATACATTGAGTGCATAAGGCATACCAAATAAGCGATACATCTGTTTGCTTTGGTTGAAGTCTTGCCTGAGTGATGTAATTAGCTTATCGAATGCAATCTTTCCCCAAGGATACAATTCATACGTACAATCTTCAACCATTAGAAATTCTTCAATCTTTATGGAGGTCTCACCAAGATGGCATAAGATGAAAGTATTGATGAAGTTTAAGATTGCCATCTGAACGGCGTCCTGTGTGGTATCCCAATTACCCATTACAAAACGTTGTATCAAGCGGCTCTTGGTTATACCTGCAGTTGAATCAGGGAAATACCTTTGTAGTAACCGGCTCGGAGTGGATTCCGGATATGAAAAATATGTCACATTTCCTTTGCATTTAAGGCCAGTTACAATGGCAAATTCCTTTATACCAAACTGCAATACAGTCCCGTTAGCATGTCGAACATGCAATACATCTTTGTTATCGTGTTTCACCTCCAACAACAACAAGCATTTAGTAATCTGGCCTTGGAAATTACATTTCGGAATATTCAAATATGGTCCAAAAATTGTATTCTTGAACATTTCAAAACCTTCTTCATTTATGGACTTCTTGATTTCAttcacaaaatcaaaattgaacgTTGCTCCAAATCTCAATGGATGTGCTGgtatttttttgataacatAATTCATGCCCTGTTTATacagaaaaacaaaatatataattgtacTTGTCTAATCTCAAACAAAAGATGTAATTAAGAGAGAATGATACATTGAAGATAATTTGTAAATTCTAAATACGTTATAGTTTTATAACGACATCATATCAAACACGTCGTCAAATGCATAAGATACATAAGTAATTAACATCAGCTCAACCAACcaaatacttaaattattttcagGAACAAACTGTAAAGGACACTAACAATATATTGTACATGAATTCAATACATATAT
This window of the Solanum stenotomum isolate F172 unplaced genomic scaffold, ASM1918654v1 scaffold131, whole genome shotgun sequence genome carries:
- the LOC125850030 gene encoding uncharacterized protein LOC125850030: MPDEAPTPPANVSFAHVSSQVQKDKSVYPDIEELKQHMKEYVDSKFEYLVNLIKANHSEMMNSRNREDDKQPKVLCCISDLGGKSTPCIVEVSGKEVNDGHQTSTCKFDQQPTSPIQMDFAINDQDIGVSDFDVEDQTEDTLKNHQEMKEVLELQSSDANVHHTAETTEHKKDSTTSGTISSETREGMHTLIVDLGRLPIPVKPVSAANPHELTNSQILLSDSQLPTDIPITKIVVRRNTITPLAHIRMPSKICKSPYLTSFGSSEKGKEVTEDVIRPDFPFEGCEITNQAPSYLIDEFIQWVTTGLLKTHAKKKPTEDKYRAKASSLGFEMMDYVVAFPSNKNWFYAMSQPKNCWTDQHLDVVFYYLRKKSKLRSMNQYRYTTVNCLFSSHINNTHERYYNNVADDDISTQEHIDRAVAVSVHERSIANVMKGFSIPAALPWHLVDDVYIPVNCDGKFHWVLAVVELNRRLIRVYNSSIGTRKQQHYEEIKKLSRMLPSYLLDSGFFEKNERTIWPELDAYKDKQTGTLLESHVPFNIEYVQGIMQQEEDSMDCGLYVATFAEFLSDQLVIPPDIDGHLPNYLRNRYAALLWRYDSDKFKGGYISENDDPPKPKGQFTTPTEQDFVNID